From Perognathus longimembris pacificus isolate PPM17 chromosome 4, ASM2315922v1, whole genome shotgun sequence, one genomic window encodes:
- the Ncl gene encoding nucleolin gives MVKLAKAGKNQGESKKMAPPPKEVEEDSEDEEMSDDEEDESSGEEVVIPQKKGKKATTPAKKVVTQTKKVAVATPAKKVAVTPAKKAAATPAKKAATPAKAVAVSGKKGATQGKAVVATPGKKGAVTPAKGAKNGKNAKKEDSEEEEEDEEEEEDDEDEDDSDEEEEDEEDEDEVEPVVMKTAAAAAAAASEDEDEEDEEDDDEEEEESEEEAMDTIPAKGKKAPAKAAPVKAKSVAKEEDEEDEDDEEDEDEEEEDEEEDEEEDEEEEEEEEPVKEAPGKRKKEMSKQKEVPEAKKQKVEGSEPTTPFNLFIGNLNPNKSVQDLKTAISELFAKNDLTVVDVRTGTNRKFGYVDFESAEDLEKALELTGLKVFGNEIKLEKPKGRDSKKVRAARTLLAKNLSFNVTQDDLKEVFENAMEIRVVSHDGKSKGIAYIEFKTEADAEKAFEEKQGAEVDGRNIALHYTGEKGQRQEFKGESKTLVLSNLSYSATEETLQEVFEKATFIKVPQNPNGKPKGYAFIEFASFEDAKEALNSCNKREIEGRAIRLELQGPRGSPNARGHASKTLFVKGLSEETTEETLKESFEGSIRARIVTDRETGSSKGFGFVDFYSEEAAKEVMDAMEDCEIDGNKVILDWAKPKGESGFGGRGGGRGGFGGRGRGGRGGFGRGGRGGFGGRGGFRGGRGGGGGGGDFKPQGKKTKFE, from the exons ATGGTGAAGCTTGCAAAG GCCGGTAAAAATCAAGGTGAATCCAAGAAAATGGCCCCTCCCCCGAAGGAGGTAGAAGAAGACAGTGAAGATGAAGAAATGTCAGATGACGAAGAAGATGAAAGCAGTGGAGAGGAG GTTGTCATCCCgcaaaagaaaggcaagaaggcTACAACTCCAGCGAAGAAGGTTGTTACCCAAACAAAAAAGGTTGCAGTGGCCACACCTGCCAAGAAAGTAGCTGTTACTCCAGCCAAGAAGGCGGCAGCCACCCCAGCCAAGAAGGCCGCCACTCCAGCAAAAGCAGTTGCAGTGTCTGGCAAGAAGGGAGCCACCCAAGGGAAAGCAGTGGTAGCAACTCCTGGTAAAAAAGGTGCTGTCACTCCTGCTAAGGGAGCAAAGAATGGTAAGAATGCCAAGAAGGAAgacagtgaggaggaggaagaggatgaggaggaagaggaagatgatgaggatgaggatgacagtgatgaggaagaggaggacgaagaggatgaggatgaggttGAGCCAGTAGTGATGAAAacagcagctgctgctgctgccgctgcctccgaagatgaggatgaggaagatgaggaggacgacgatgaggaggaggagg AGTCTGAAGAAGAAGCTATGGATACCATaccagcaaaaggaaagaaagcacctGCAAAAGCTGCTCCTGTGAAAGCCAAGAGTGTGGcaaaggaggaagatgaagaagatgaggatgatgaagaagatgaggatgaagaggaggaggatgaagaggaggatgaggaagaagatgaagaggaagaagaggaggaag AGCCTGTTAAAGAAGCACCTGGCAAACgaaagaaggaaatgagcaaACAAAAGGAAGTTCCTGAAGCCAAGAAACAGAAAGTGGAAG GCTCAGAACCAACCACACCTTTTAATCTCTTTATTGGAAACCTGAACCCAAACAAATCTGTCCAAGACTTAAAAACGGCCATCAGTGAACTTTTTGCTAAAAATGATCTTACTGTTGTGGATGTCAGAACTGGTACAAACAG GAAATTTGGTTATGTGGATTTTGAATCTGCTGAAGACCTAGAAAAAGCCTTGGAACTCACTGGCTTAAAAGTCTTCGGCAATGAAATTAAACTAGAAAAACCCAAAGGAAGAGACAGTAAGAAAG ttcgTGCAGCAAGAACACTCCTGGCCAAAAATCTCTCATTCAATGTTACTCAGGATGATTTAAAAGAAGTATTTGAAAATGCTATGGAAATCAGAGTAGTCAGCCATGATGGGAAAAGTAAAGG GATTGCCTATATTGAATTTAAGACAGAAGCTGATGCAGAGAAAGCCTTTGAAGAAAAGCAGGGGGCAGAAGTTGATGGGCGAAACATTGCCCTGCATTACACTGGAGAGAAAGGACAAAGACAAGAATTCAAAG GTGAATCAAAGACGCTGGTTTTAAGCAATCTCTCCTACAGTGCAACAGAAGAAACTCTTCAGGAAGTATTTGAGAAGGCAACTTTTATCAAAGTGCCTCAGAACCCCAACGGCAAGCCTAAAGG GTATGCGTTCATAGAATTTGCTTCGTTTGAAGATGCTAAAGAAGCTCTGAACTCGTGTAATAAGAGGGAAATTGAGGGCAGAGCCATCAGGCTGGAGCTGCAAGGACCCAGGGGGTCACCAAATGCCAGAGGCC ATGCATCCAAAACATTGTTTGTCAAGGGTCTGTCTGAGGAAACCACTGAAGAGACCTTAAAGGAATCATTTGAGGGCTCTATTCGTGCGAGAATAGTCACTGACCGGGAAACGGGGTCCTCCAAAGG GTTTGGTTTTGTAGACTTCTACAGTGAAGAGGCCGCCAAGGAGGTCATGGACGCCATGGAGGATTGTGAAATTGATGGAAACAAAGTTATTTTGGACTGGGCCAAGCCTAAGGGTGAAAGTGGCTTCGGGGGTCGAGGTGGAGGCCGAGGTGGCTTTGGAGGTCGAGGCAGAGGAGGCCGAGGCGGCTTTGGCAGAGGAGGCCGGGGTGGCTTTGGAG GTCGAGGAGGTTTccggggaggcagaggaggaggaggtggtggtggagacTTCAAGCCACAAGGAAAGAAGACGAAGTTTGAGTAG